One genomic segment of Suricata suricatta isolate VVHF042 chromosome 16, meerkat_22Aug2017_6uvM2_HiC, whole genome shotgun sequence includes these proteins:
- the ADAT1 gene encoding tRNA-specific adenosine deaminase 1 isoform X3 yields MWTADEIARLCYEHYRTRLPKQGKPEPNREWTLLAAVVKLQPAADQACDGASKPAAVTKEVVSMGTGTKCIGQSKMRKSGDILNDSHAEVIARRSFQRYLLHQLHLAASLKQDSIFVPGTQRGLWKLRPGLSFVFFSSHTPCGDASIIPMLEFEDQPCCPISRCWASKPSEATTGNPETSEDEKKCEDLSGPVTKRLRLEIPDGVAHCQSLENQECGPVPPTVNSSNLTTQELTTVTGMAPSGAKVVDIYRTGAKCVPGEAGDSGKPGAAYHQVGLLRVKPGRGDRTCSMSCSDKLARWNVLGCQGALLMHLLEEPVYLSAVVIGRCPYSQEAMQRALTGRCQNVSALPKGFGVQEVTIRQSGLLFEQSRSAVQAKRADSPGRFVPCGAAISWSAVPEQPLDVTANGFPQGTTKKGIRCLQARSRISKVELFRSFQKLLRSISEDKWPDSLRAQKLETYHEYKEAASTYQEAWSALRKQALGSWIRNPPDYHQFK; encoded by the exons ATGTGGACCGCAGACGAGATTGCGCGGCTGTGTTACGAGCACTACCGGACCAGGCTGCCCAAGCAGGGGAAGCCTGAGCCCAACCGTGAGTGGACGTTACTAGCAGCCGTGGTGAAGCTGCAGCCTGCCGCCGACCAGGCCTGCGACGGGGCTAGCAAACCGGCAGCGG TGACAAAGGAAGTTGTCTCGATGGGAACAGGAACGAAGTGCATAGGCCAGTCCAAAATGAGGAAGAGCG GAGACATCCTCAATGATAGCCATGCTGAGGTCATAGCCAGAAGGAGTTTCCAAAG GTACCTTCTCCATCAGCTCCATTTGGCGGCCTCCCTGAAGCAGGATAGCATTTTTGTCCCTGGAACTCAGAGAGGGCTGTGGAAACTCAGACCAGGCCTCTCGTTTGTGTTTTTCTCCAGCCATACACCCT GTGGGGATGCCTCCATCATTCCAATGCTTGAGTTTGAAGATCAGCCCTGCTGTCCCATCAGTAGATGCTGGGCCAGTAAACCATCAGAAGCCACCACTGGTAACCCAGAAACttctgaagatgaaaagaaatgtgaagacCTGAGTGGTCCTGTGACCAAAAGGTTGAGGCTTGAGATTCCTGATGGTGTGGCTCACTGTCAGAGTTTGGAGAATCAGGAATGTGGTCCAGTTCCACCAACTGTCAACAGCTCTAATCTTACCACACAGGAACTGACCACTGTCACCGGAATGGCCCCCAGTGGTGCCAAAGTGGTGGATATTTATAGAACTGGAGCCAAATGCGTGCCTGGAGAAGCTGGAGACTCGGGAAAGCCTGGTGCAGCATATCACCAGGTGGGGCTGCTGCGGGTGAAGCCAGGCCGGGGAGATAGGACCTGCTCCATGTCCTGCAGTGACAAGTTGGCACGGTGGAATGTCCTCGGATGCCAGGGGGCACTGTTGATGCACCTTCTAGAAGAGCCTGTCTACTTGTCAGCCGTGGTCATTGGGAGGTGCCCGTACAGCCAGGAGGCCATGCAGAGAGCTCTGACTGGGAG GTGTCAGAACGTCTCAGCTTTACCCAAAGGCTTTGGAGTTCAAGAAGTGACGATACGACAGTCGGGTTTACTGTTTGAGCAGAGCCGCAGTGCAGTGCAGGCAAAAAGGGCTGACAGCCCAGGCCGGTTTGTCCCTTGTGGTGCAG CCATCAGCTGGAGTGCAGTTCCTGAGCAGCCTCTGGATGTCACTGCCAATGGCTTCCCACAGGGAACAACAAAGAAAGGAATCAGGTGCCTTCAGGCCAG ATCTCGAATCAGCAAAGTGGAACTCTTTAGATCATTTCAGAAACTGCTCCGCAGTATTTCCGAGGACAAGTGGCCAGACTCCCTCAG
- the ADAT1 gene encoding tRNA-specific adenosine deaminase 1 isoform X2 produces MWTADEIARLCYEHYRTRLPKQGKPEPNREWTLLAAVVKLQPAADQACDGASKPAAVTKEVVSMGTGTKCIGQSKMRKSGDILNDSHAEVIARRSFQRYLLHQLHLAASLKQDSIFVPGTQRGLWKLRPGLSFVFFSSHTPCGDASIIPMLEFEDQPCCPISRCWASKPSEATTGNPETSEDEKKCEDLSGPVTKRLRLEIPDGVAHCQSLENQECGPVPPTVNSSNLTTQELTTVTGMAPSGAKVVDIYRTGAKCVPGEAGDSGKPGAAYHQVGLLRVKPGRGDRTCSMSCSDKLARWNVLGCQGALLMHLLEEPVYLSAVVIGRCPYSQEAMQRALTGRCQNVSALPKGFGVQEVTIRQSGLLFEQSRSAVQAKRADSPGRFVPCGAAISWSAVPEQPLDVTANGFPQGTTKKGIRCLQARYSILGRRRWWLCSHVLPLSNSRSFIHPKKKACTLWLSFPMLFSSSMNLLYVSMDLSGLDFSLHEIIQYMTYFT; encoded by the exons ATGTGGACCGCAGACGAGATTGCGCGGCTGTGTTACGAGCACTACCGGACCAGGCTGCCCAAGCAGGGGAAGCCTGAGCCCAACCGTGAGTGGACGTTACTAGCAGCCGTGGTGAAGCTGCAGCCTGCCGCCGACCAGGCCTGCGACGGGGCTAGCAAACCGGCAGCGG TGACAAAGGAAGTTGTCTCGATGGGAACAGGAACGAAGTGCATAGGCCAGTCCAAAATGAGGAAGAGCG GAGACATCCTCAATGATAGCCATGCTGAGGTCATAGCCAGAAGGAGTTTCCAAAG GTACCTTCTCCATCAGCTCCATTTGGCGGCCTCCCTGAAGCAGGATAGCATTTTTGTCCCTGGAACTCAGAGAGGGCTGTGGAAACTCAGACCAGGCCTCTCGTTTGTGTTTTTCTCCAGCCATACACCCT GTGGGGATGCCTCCATCATTCCAATGCTTGAGTTTGAAGATCAGCCCTGCTGTCCCATCAGTAGATGCTGGGCCAGTAAACCATCAGAAGCCACCACTGGTAACCCAGAAACttctgaagatgaaaagaaatgtgaagacCTGAGTGGTCCTGTGACCAAAAGGTTGAGGCTTGAGATTCCTGATGGTGTGGCTCACTGTCAGAGTTTGGAGAATCAGGAATGTGGTCCAGTTCCACCAACTGTCAACAGCTCTAATCTTACCACACAGGAACTGACCACTGTCACCGGAATGGCCCCCAGTGGTGCCAAAGTGGTGGATATTTATAGAACTGGAGCCAAATGCGTGCCTGGAGAAGCTGGAGACTCGGGAAAGCCTGGTGCAGCATATCACCAGGTGGGGCTGCTGCGGGTGAAGCCAGGCCGGGGAGATAGGACCTGCTCCATGTCCTGCAGTGACAAGTTGGCACGGTGGAATGTCCTCGGATGCCAGGGGGCACTGTTGATGCACCTTCTAGAAGAGCCTGTCTACTTGTCAGCCGTGGTCATTGGGAGGTGCCCGTACAGCCAGGAGGCCATGCAGAGAGCTCTGACTGGGAG GTGTCAGAACGTCTCAGCTTTACCCAAAGGCTTTGGAGTTCAAGAAGTGACGATACGACAGTCGGGTTTACTGTTTGAGCAGAGCCGCAGTGCAGTGCAGGCAAAAAGGGCTGACAGCCCAGGCCGGTTTGTCCCTTGTGGTGCAG CCATCAGCTGGAGTGCAGTTCCTGAGCAGCCTCTGGATGTCACTGCCAATGGCTTCCCACAGGGAACAACAAAGAAAGGAATCAGGTGCCTTCAGGCCAGGTACAGCATCTTGGGCAGAAGGAGATGGTGGCTGTGCAGTCATGTgttaccactatctaattccagaagtTTCAttcaccccaaaaagaaagcCTGCACCCTTTGGCTATCATTCCCCATGCTCTTCTCCAGCTCCATGAATCTCCTTTAcgtctctatggatttgtctgGTCTGGACTTTTCGCTacatgaaatcatacaatatatgacttattttacttag